tgattaaaaaaaataaagagtagtTTTCAACAAATGGAGTGGGTCCTCTGTACTAATATGTGAAGGGTAGTGAGAAGGGTGGGGGGAAGTAAATAATCTTCTATATTAATGTTATGAAAAGCATAGATTTGGATATTTTTACACACTAGGACCAAGTAGATAGTCCATTGCAGGATATGTTGTGCAGATCCCAACAGTAAGAAAGTAaaggtaggattttttttttacaaggcTTAAAAGTTAACTAACCAGGAAGTTAGTATATTGTGGATCCATTAGGAGGTTGTTGAGCCAGGGATCTACCACATACCCAGTGCAAAAACCTTCCTTGTTGCCTTAATTGTTACAAAATTCAACAGATAGTTAACGTACATAAATTATAGcaagcatatatttatatatccaTTAAAATTTCCATGCTTAGTTCATGATGACAGATATAATTTTCCTTGAACAAAGAACAGGAACTGACTTACTGAATCTGCCTCAACAAGGCACTCTAGAAGTTCTTGTTCAAGTGCAGGATTAGCCCGCTTCATTACTTTCCAACCTTCAGTTGAAGATATAGTTTTGAAGTCTCTGATAATCATATGaacacaaatgaaagagagccgTGGTGCATCACAATTCCTTGCCAATTGAAGTACATCTATCACGTTTTCTTTGGTCAGCCAGCCCTGCTCCAGAACATATATACAAACTCTTTTCAGCGATGGGACTGAGTAGGAGTGTGATAAAACCAACAAATGGAGAACAAACTGCTTCATTTCATCCTCTTCATAGCTGCATTAGAatattaaagaagaaataactttgagcattttagCTAGAATCGCTATCTGAGAGAGAGATGGGGATGCAAAAAGATGGAAAAGGACAACTCCAACATACCAGGACGAGTAAATAAAACGGATAAAAGCATAGGCAGCTTGATAAGGCACCCCGGGAATCTTGATGTATCTCATACCATTCTTAACTTTTGATTGCTGTAGAATATTCCCTAGCACAGGAGATGCAACACTCTgcatagtgaaaaaaaaaagcctttagGCCCATCCCTGTTCAAAAATTCCTCAGCaactaaaataaagaaattccAGGAATTTGCATGTGATGAAATTATAGTTTCAATAGTCCCATTGCCTCATTTAAACCAGCAtttctagaaattgaaaaggCAGCAACTTTGTCAGTTAATATTTTCAAGTGAATGTCTTTACACTTTTAAGTCAGGACCAGCAATAAAAAATTGGGCTAGCTCAAAATCATAAAAGGAAGTTCAATTGACTCACCAGAATACTGGAATGAGCCAGAATATATGATTTGTCCTCTGTAATAATATAGACATCTGAACCATATCCTTCCTTGAAAAGCTTGTCCCATGTATCTTTTGTTTCCTTGGGGACGGAGCTACACTCTGAAAGCCTATTGGAATATTTGATTCTAATACAGGATTTACTAGGGAGAGAAGGTGGTTTTGGAATATTACATTTAGAGGATACAGAAGAGGAGGGAACTTCCAGCACAGGTAAAATATCGGCTGGATTATCTTCTTCTAGGTGTATATTAAAAGATCCACAGAAGGATTCACCAGTTGAGGATGGCCAGGGATAGTCAAGATCTGATGAAGCCATTATATACTAGGTATTATGTACTACACAGCTATCAAATTCTAATCAAGGATCTGCatacaagataaaaatagaTTATGAGAAGTGAAAATTAATTGCAAGCGGCTAAAGttcaaaatgatattaaaaGAGTATCAATGAAACAAAGGGAACATAGTGTGCATGGTATTTAACGATGATATTAATGAAACAGTGATTATGTTGGAAACAAATCTAGATATATAGTTGCTTAAATGGGATCTAAAGTTTGCATCAAAATGTCAAACTTCTTCAGAAAAGGAATGCCAAACAGATGTAAACAAACAAAGCAGAACACCCTATATTATCGAATAGGAAAAGAATCAATTGCATACATCCTTTACTATGACTTGTAGAACATTCATAAAGTTGCTTTGCTTTGAGGTTACAGATTTCTTCCATGCCCACAAAACTCAATACTAGGAAAACCTTAATTTAGTCTACCACAAAAGTTCAGAATCCACCTTAAACAGATACTTTACTTTAAACCATAACAAATTGGTTAAATGAATCTTCCATAAATCTTACATGTGCCATTCACACAAATTTAGACATTGAAATGTGCAATTGTGCATACATACTGTAACCTTTATAGGGGAATGTGTTCAGAAGAATTAATCATAAAAGTACCAAACGAAAACAGACAAGGATTATAGCATCTATTCCATTGATGAccaaagtaattaaaaaaaaagtagttggAGATTACGATAATGATTGAAGTGTCAAATTCAAGACAAAAGtccacactcacacacacattaacaattaaaaaattgcaaatgATACATATTGATTAATGATTACAAGAACATGcataaaatgtaaataataataaataagacttcctttttatttattaaacaaagATGATATCCACAGAACATGAAGAATTAAAAGGAATTTTTATATAGAAACCAAGTTTGGCAGCTAGTCAACCATTAAGCATTAATACAAAACAAACGATAATTACATGGTAGAAATTTCTTAGATGACAAGGAagtataagaaaataaataaaaaacttcaagTCTTAGAAAAAGTATTTTCCTTTGGGGAAAAGTTCTGGTCAAGTTTGAATTAAACTTCCTGATTCAAAAATTTAGACTTTACCCACCTGGGTCTGACTGTATTTAGTTTTGGCTCATGAGTTTAGTGTAGTCATTACAATCTGTGTAAATTAGACCCAAGTGGGTAAAATCACTCTTTGGTGGATCAAACTTTGACCCAAATCACAGGTgggttaaatttaattaactttttaaagGTTTCTCAGCAATCAAATACATACACATCAGATGGGGAGAGTTACCTTCAGAAAAGGCAGCAAATCTCACACAAAAATATTTGAGATTTGTGCAATTCTTCCTAGAAGCTTAATGGTACAGAGCTATAGAACctgaaaatcaattttttaaaaaaattattaataatattccaAACAAGCCCCTTCAAATATcttcacaaaaatcaaaacccaaatcaatcatAGTATTCAAAACATAATAACAAAAGCATCCTCAAGTCAAAGACCTAAACTTTTCTTCTGCTATATAAAATTTCTCTGATGAGAAAAATCCGAACTTTTAAGGTGGAAATGTATTTCAATTTCCAACAAAAAATCACACTTCTAAAAAAACGAACTTGATTTGATTTTCAGGGAAAATATTTGAtgggtattatttttattaaaataaaaacacaaagtAGCAATGGagccaaaataattttcttctagTAAAATATgctcaccccaaaaaaaaaaaataataaataaataaaaatcttctagAATTTagaaactattaaaaaaagaaaacccaccCGGAAAACACTGATTAAAACTGCATCAAAGTGATTTTAACttcaaatttcacaagaaaaaagagaaagcagCTAATCAAACCGAACAGATGGGAAATAGTTATGAAGGAGAAGAAATTGGAGGTACCTTAATGAAGAGGTAGATACATCAAGTGATTGTAGGAAATGGGTCAAGATTTGTTTATGGAAAATGCAATGAAAAGACTGATGGGTCTgtgagtatttttatttttattttttttgtgtgtgtgaagcAGAGCAGAGTAATATAGACAAAGATtttagtgagagagagagagagagggagagagagaaagacgtGTGCCTAAAACAGGAGGGAAATTGAGAGTAGGAGTCTGTTATTTATTGGGGGAATGAAAGGCATTAGTTTTGGTCTTTAATGTCATTTAAGTCTATTATTTATGGtaaactttgtttctttttctttctttcattttttatcatcatGGTTGTTGCTGTTATGGTTATTTGTCATCTCATGGTATATTCaattattatcttcttttttttaatttaatatttgggTGAGGATTTATTTTAGATCTTGGATATCAGAAAAATAAATGTTatctttacaatatttttacaacattgttaaaaaatgtagcatttttcttattaaaaaaattagaaaaacaagtaaatatttcaagaaactttTTTTCTCCTAACATATGGGACCCATACATGTGGGGCTCATAAACCTCttttaaaaatgagaaaatatctcatggaattTCTCTCATATTATTGTGAGACCCATATTTATGGGATACATAGCTTATGAGATAAATATAAAtcttttgtactattttttatgttttacttcATGTTTCACTAATCACAATTTATAATGTATTTATTCAATCTTTCTTATAAAATACTCAAAGTTGtgaccgaaaaaaaaaaataaaataaaattgatgacCAATTGAAATTGGTATAACATGAAATGGTACACAAAAAGTGGTATAGTAATAATACAGAGGATTTGAATATGAAACCGTTTAGTAACATATTTTATTGTTAGAAACTTAGaatcaccaaaaaaattattatttgagttaatgCTCTTGGCCATTGAGTTATTGTCTTTATAAGACTATGGATAATAAACAACTATTATCGAAAGAGGATAATAAACTACTACTATTTTTGTGGCTGAATTATTTGTTAAAGCTGAATTTTGTCCCTACAGTATAGAAtgtatcaattttatttattgaagtttCAGAGAAAGTATACCACTTGCTGTCAAAGTTGACTGTTGACATCATAAAAATTGTTCCACATTTGAATACTTTGATTTATTTGCAGGGTCTagagcttctttttttttctttttttaatataaaattacatGTTACAGTTTctgtttgttttaatatttaatattttctctgtgttatctcaaattttttaaaatattttctatataataaatcactttctaaaaaatatttcctaaaaactatttaatttttctatgtttAGAACTAGAAGAGaccttaaaataaattgtaaaattatctATTAACCTCTTCTATTTAGCAACGCGTGgataaaattgttttccttACTTAACTTCACCTaagacaaaattattttctagaaaattttaatagaaaacaactttatctcacaTTAAGCTTAAgttaaataagggaagttaagagataattttcatttgacatttttttttaatactaacaaagaaaacatgaaaaattatcTTCACATAAGGTATtctattaaaacaaacaaaactcatATATAAGACAATTTTCTCGAACATTAGTCCTTACTGAAAGAAATTGAggcaaaaagaatatttaaaccCTTTTAGGTACTAAACTGatacaattgataatttaagattaaaattgaactataacaaaaagttatgtACCAAGATCATATTGCGAAAGAAAGAACTGAAAGAAATAACAttttgagctttattttctttttaaaataaattccattaacttgataaaattttaagaaaagggTAGAACGAAAAATcaacaccaccccccccccccccccccccaaaaaaaaaaaaagaaaaaaaaaagacaacgaATATCAGATTCAATTTCAACAACCCACCCTCCCATGCATAAATCTGAAATTCCATATTCTCTCCTCACTTTCCATTTTATCCATACACAAAACTTTAGACGTTATGTATGACTAAATGTCTTAAtcataagaaaggaaaaatatactACAGTGGACTTATGCATCAAATAAATATCATGCATTAATCATTGAAGGTTAAGAAGTTTCACACTCCCAAGATTTAGaatctagtaaaaaaatttatcttataaatatattgaaaatttttagttcAAGTTAAATTGTTTTGGAAGCCAAGCCTAGCTTTTATGAAGGCCATGACaaagacttaaaattttttttgtaatttaaaacgTATGTTTTTAACTTATTGAACACAATTTCGAACTAGAATCAAATCTTGCTTACCTGATCAATTTGTTTTTAGGGGAATTAATTTGATTGGAGGCCAAGAAAATTCCAGGACAGTGAGGAGCCAAAGTGATAACGTGTTCATAGCAAGCCAAGGATAAGTGTCATCCCTCATATATGTGGTGAAATTTGAGGTTAGTGAATGGCACCAAAATACCATATCgtgtcaacaaaaaaaaaaaaaaatagtggaggGTGGAGCCAGATAAGATTGAATCTTACCAAACGAAATTAGAGTTAAATGGCAATAACAATTATTGGAGAATCGGAGAGATTATCAATGGCAGATTTCATAATTATATAGAAAAATCTAGAATTGGACTTATAGCATAGTGATTAAAAGTGGATCATATGCTAAATATAGtccaattaatattttcatctttctaaaaagaaatatattgatGATCATATCTCTCTCTGATCCTTAATGGATATTACAAATCTTCTTAAGAATACAAAAACATACTTCTGAATAGCAAGCACCTGTTGATAAAATTGTGGGTTGTTAAAAGAAATTAGGAATTTaactattatttaaatagtTATTACATAAGCTAATAGACTAATCTTGTACCCTTTAAATTGTGCTAAGTGGCAATATCAtatgacaagaaaaaaaaaaagactaagatTTAATCCCAAAATTAAACTTTGGGATCAGACTTGAACGGACATACATTAGGGCCCCATGATAAATATacctattttttatatataaatatttaaagtcTGGTACTTGAAAATTACATCTAACCTCAttaaaaattcagtttttttttttttgagagagtttcaacctatggcgtccgctcctgatgatagttttttattatcagaccaagacaccaatcagtttttggttgGCTCATGACATATGGGCATCCTctcccaaataaataaataacaaaaaccatttattgaaaaaaaaatttctgaattttttttattttgtaattattttatacaacaatttttttttctaatccgaaaaaaaaaagaaaaaaaagaaaagaaaaaaaagaatgaagaactCTAAGAAGAAAGAAGTTAATTAGAGGTCTTTAAGCAAttttactcttttatttatttactatttttgtaattttttatcattatattgaatattactttatatatatatatatatatatatatatatataaagattgtaTACTTGTAGTAAATTTGAATCACGTATTTGCTTTTGactcatcatcattttttttcttctttatgaTTGTGTCAACGATTGGTAAGGGCTAGAAGACGATCAAACTAAAACTTGTTTACACAGTAATTATACTTGTACTAACTCTCCCAATTTTAAGAAGTATGGAATgagaatttttactttttagttagGAATATTGTCAAAATTAAGTTTTACAACAAATAGAAATATGATTTTCTAAAGGACCTTTTGAATTTGTACAATAGAAGGGAAATTGTTATGAAATTAGTATATAATCAATAATAGATGACTTTTGAGGTTTAAAACTACATTGAATTTCATTTAATGAATGATAAATGTATTGAAAACTATATATGTATCTTTGCTTTGAGCCTTTTTTTTAACACTAaataaatgctatttttaatgttttatatgttatatattaatttagtcTTGAATCATCAAATATGGTTCCATCCCTTTGATGAAGTATGTATATGATTAGTTTAAGATGCATTCAAGTTAAGTTGATTAAGTTCATTTTACGGTTAAGATTTTATAGATGTGAAAATGTATATATAGAGTATcacattatttaaattttaaatgacatgataTTTAATAgacttttaaatttataatattaaatatttttccaataatttagTAGTTGGAAGTCAAGAGATTTGAATCTTAGATGTCTTTATTGAAAACATAAACACTAACCAATCAGTTGAGActcttaatatatttaatatgaaccatgaaataaatttatttttaaaatagagaatgtcataatattataaataaataaaaataacagtTTGCTATTATTGTGATGTCTCTTGGAACCCACCTATCCTAGGTCAAAGTACTCTGAAGTCTTAACCtatagattaaattttataaccCCAAGCAATCATGAAAATAAAACGTACtcaaatatcaaatttaattttacgCCCAAAATTATACACAATAAAttgagaaatatataaaatgttaaCAATCTAACAATAAATACAATCTTATTTAAACTcagctaaaataaaaagaagataccAAACCCCAAGTCAGCAGCCAAAGCACAACCAACCTCCTCCAACTAGTAAAGCGTAAAGGTGTACAGTTACAGTGCCACCGACTAAGTACATGCAAGCTCATTAAAGAGCCCTTAGTCTACGTGGGCTGGAGTTGGACGTTGTTATTATTGGTAGCTTGTCAATTATATCATAGAATTACTTGAGTACCTATCTTTGTACTAAAGGATCCTGTGTAATATTCccctttttgcttttctttggATGCTTGATTATTCGATAGTTACCGAcggatgaagaatttgaatccTAGATATCTTAGTTAGAAACATCAATATATGTAAATTAATTGAACTATAAAGTTTTTGACGGAAAGTTCAACTCGATCTTGAagttagtgtgtgtgtataatatatatttgtcatttttgaaTTCCGAAATTTATACCTTCCATTATTATAAGTAATCTTCTCTCACCGGATTTATTTGCTTCATAAAAGGTAAATTCTCAATTTGAGATTTACTAAAATTGCAAATTGAGAAGGAGTTGAAAACAATATTTGATCCGTTCTGGTTACCCACAAGCAAAGTCATTGCTGATAATGGTGCACATTTTCAAAATTAGGGGCTTGTTCCTTTCTCTAATATGGATATCTTCCATCCCAACTTTCAAGATATATATGTTCAATGATGGTATGTGCTACGTAATTTTCCATAATCTTTTCCACGTTTGCTTTGTGAAACAGACTGAAAGAGAAGTATGCTCAGAGTAAATAGCACCATTCTGCCGACGGAATTTGAAATTCTAGTTATGCACGCTATGGGTGTTAGAAACTTAGAATACCATAAGATTAAGAGAAATTTTGATTTAGCTATTAGGACTAAGTTTAAATTAtctaactttaattttttaatgatgaATACTTGGTTGAGATTTTAAGAATTGGTGCCAAAAGTTTTATATCTCAATTGATTAGCATATTCTGATCTTTTCGAGAAATTTATGGTTCAAATTCTCTTTACCCCAATTGtcgatgtataaaaaaaatacattttattggCAAGGTGTTAGAAGTTCGAATAAACGATTTTGGTTTTGTTATAGAGCAAATCTAATGACatgatttgttttataatttttttcataatttattgaaataatAGGTTGAAGTTGTGcagaattaaaatgaaattaatgatAAATCTATTTGAAAGTGATTATTTACTCCTCACCAATTATCATCATAACAAGTTGTGAGTTAAGTAGTTACCATGATAATAATGTTGGTTTGCATACTAACAAAACAAGCAGTTGTCAAAGGAAACACATGTCGCTTGAGAACAACATGGCGAAAAagtctatcaaaaaaaaaaaaaacacatggcGAAAAAGACTGTTGGAAGGTCCAAACTCCAAACATAACTttaacacatttatttattatttattactatATGAAGTTCGACAAAATACTTTCATTAATTTGAAGCTGCTATGCCTTGAGAATTGGCTTTCTTAATTTATACTATATTTCTTTCCCAAATTTTGAGTTGTTTGAAAGGGTCAAGACTCAAGTTTGTCTTGACATTTGGACTCATGACAAGGTCTCTTACTCTACTCATTCTTTGTACATAGACCCTTGTCGGCAAAAATAATATCTTCATCGATTTTAAGGTGCTATGCCTTTGCTTTCTCATTGCTTACCCAATTTTGAGCCGTTTATGAGGGTCGAGTTGTCTTTAGATTTTGACTCATGCCAAAGTTTCACTCCTTTGAACAAGACCCTTGTGTCTAACTCTTACTACTTACGACTCGCATTAAATATCGCTTGGAATCAttgtaaccttttttttttttttttttggaattattgtaaccattttttaagtttaaatgataaattgtaTCATTTAAGTGTGagatcattttatatatatatatatatatatatatatatatattatatagaaattttattctaatctaatttaaatatatatggaTGTGAAACTTTCTTCTGGAATGACCATTTtgattttacaatattttgtattaaaatttggATTCCATCCTAAGATTATATATTGCTCTGATTTGAACCTTGTTGTCTATATCCGTTATGAGTTAGCTATTAAATACTACTGcaactcaaaaagaaaaatttataatgtgTAAAAATTACATAGTTTTGTGACTTTtgttcaagtaaaaaaaaatttatttaacactttattttttattttccaccCTTGTTTTAGTATTGTGCAACAACTATACGGCCATGACACTAGATCCTTGCCAAATCCTAATTCCctcacacaaaatcaaaaaattaatagagaCTCCATCCAAACCAATAATGAAAAAGATAATCTCACTCTTGTGGTCAAGGCACGAGCAACCTCATTGCCTTGTCGACCTatgtgagaaaaataataactttACAAAGTACTCTAACAAACTTTATTAACAAGGTAAAAATAAAGTTGTTTAATCTTGTAGAGCTTTAATAATTATCTTCGAAATCTTTGAATGTGTGATGCCAATCTCAAGTGCGAGCTGGGGTGCTCTCCTTCCAACCATCATTCCCCAGATTATTACTCCAAAAAAGACAACTCCATCAAAGTTAGTTTTATAGTACCATTCTTCATTGGGGGGTTACCATTTAGAGTTTTTTGCTCTCTTGGGTACCTAATGCATGTGCACTCGTATGTCTTTGAAATTAGTGTAACCTATCCTTAGCGAGAGTTGACACTTGGTTTATCATAACACCATGTTCATTGAActgagtaataaaaaataattatcataaagCAAATGTCAAATCTTCTCATTATATTATACCTCTCCAAATTTAAACTTGTCTTACCATCAAAGTATACTCCAAATAATTTAGATCACACCTCTGAAACATAACTATCAGTGCGGCGGTGGTTATAAAACATCAAGAATTATATTCAGATGATttcattgttattattttacaaGTGGTCCTCTAGCTCTTGGCTGCTGGCTAAGTTcctctatatattatataactcAAGTTGATCAATCACTTGGGTTTTGTCCTATACTTTAAGGGTACGTTACAGTCGGTGACATACATGCCTTTAAACTTTAGCAAATATAGAGGGTCGGTAAAATATACTAGCATTTCATAGTTTGTCCCTAGCCAAAAGCAAATCTTGTGGACTAGTAATTGACACTTCCTCTGCTCAGTtcaattctttgaaaaataataCATTTGATAATAAATGTGGCGGTCAGTAAAGTGTCTTTATTTGTGAATCATGATCGTAATGGTTAAAAAAGTAGGTTTGGTTGgttaatttattctttattgCTACttgattagattttaatttttcttttttcaaagggTGAAAATTTTACAGACAAGTGTTGTAATCTTACGGGTTGAACATGTTGGCTCTCCTCATTAAGAGACAAGGACAATAAAATAAGGAGGAAAGAATTTAGCAATGAATACCCATTATTCTATAAACACTATTATATTGATGAAGAATTTAGCAATGAAACCCATTATTCTGTGAATACTATTATATTGAAAAGAATATTCACGTGCGTCGGAATTTTGTATGGACAAAAACCTTTTAATCACATATGACATAACCTTTTTTGTAGTCAAACAAGTTATGTGATTGAAAATGATACATATTATTAGCGTCTTATACACTGCTATGTAAT
The Quercus lobata isolate SW786 chromosome 10, ValleyOak3.0 Primary Assembly, whole genome shotgun sequence DNA segment above includes these coding regions:
- the LOC115963996 gene encoding BTB/POZ and TAZ domain-containing protein 3-like isoform X1 — protein: MASSDLDYPWPSSTGESFCGSFNIHLEEDNPADILPVLEVPSSSVSSKCNIPKPPSLPSKSCIRIKYSNRLSECSSVPKETKDTWDKLFKEGYGSDVYIITEDKSYILAHSSILSVASPVLGNILQQSKVKNGMRYIKIPGVPYQAAYAFIRFIYSSCYEEDEMKQFVLHLLVLSHSYSVPSLKRVCIYVLEQGWLTKENVIDVLQLARNCDAPRLSFICVHMIIRDFKTISSTEGWKVMKRANPALEQELLECLVEADSVSNKEGFCTGYVVDPWLNNLLMDPQYTNFLRKEDRLKRMEEKKVYLQLHEAMEALLHICRDGCRTIGPRDKVLKGSQVACGFPACKGLETLVRHFSSCKTRVPGGCVHCKRMWQLLELHSRLCNDHDSCKVPLCRHFKEKMQQQAKKDEARWRLLVSKVISAKNSLGPFSGRRSAFL
- the LOC115963996 gene encoding BTB/POZ and TAZ domain-containing protein 3-like isoform X2 is translated as MASSDLDYPWPSSTGESFCGSFNIHLEEDNPADILPVLEVPSSSVSSKCNIPKPPSLPSKSCIRIKYSNRLSECSSVPKETKDTWDKLFKEGYGSDVYIITEDKSYILAHSSILSVASPVLGNILQQSKVKNGMRYIKIPGVPYQAAYAFIRFIYSSCYEEDEMKQFVLHLLVLSHSYSVPSLKRVCIYVLEQGWLTKENVIDVLQLARNCDAPRLSFICVHMIIRDFKTISSTEGWKVMKRANPALEQELLECLVEADSRKEDRLKRMEEKKVYLQLHEAMEALLHICRDGCRTIGPRDKVLKGSQVACGFPACKGLETLVRHFSSCKTRVPGGCVHCKRMWQLLELHSRLCNDHDSCKVPLCRHFKEKMQQQAKKDEARWRLLVSKVISAKNSLGPFSGRRSAFL